The stretch of DNA CATTGATCCAGGCTTCGGGGGCGAGTTTGTTGTTTTTACCGCCCTATTCCCCGGAGTTGAACCCGATTGAGAAGGATTTCGCCATCATCAAACCGAGACGTCAATACAACGCTGAGGCATCTATTGACGATATTATAAAAGTGTATAAGTAATTATGGGCTTTACTATAATATATTGCCTTCAACTTTTTAAAAAACCTGCAGTTAAAAAAATAAGAGGAACCGATAAATGTATACAAGTACACTGCCAAGACAAGGAGATATTAAACCTGTTGTTCTCGATATTCTTTCGGACTGGAGACCTCACAAAACGTCGAGTATAATTGCTAAATGTGCAAAACATTTCAATCTTACTAAGGAGCAATTAGAAGAAACAGACCCTTCTAATAATCTTCGCTTTGCAAAATACTGTCGTGGTGCATTGGACTATTTAAAACGAAAACATCAAATAATATCTCATACACACGGATTTTGGAAAATGAGATGTTAAAGGTTATACAATTCAACTTAACAATTTCGCTTTTCAATTCAGACGACGCGTAGGGTTTTTGTGCTAGATTCCTCTTACGCGTCTTTTGAATTTAGGATTAATTTTTACTGATAAAATATTAAGTAATCAAAAATATAGTTACGATTTTAAAAGTAATATTGTATAATGCAACATAAACAAAATTCAAAAGGTAAATTAAAATGTTTGAAAGTATTCGTCCTGAACCGCGTTACAAATCATCTTACAATTATGTTTGGGCTTGCGATTACCCCGTGATTTTTTGCACCAAATATCGCAAGCAAATTTTAACGTCCGCAATACAAAATCGACTAAAGGAATTGATAATCGCAAAACAAATAGACTACAACTACACACTAACAGCACTTGAAATAATGCCGGAACACGTGCATATTTTGATGGCTGTTGAACCCAAATATGCAGTTACGAAAATCGTAGGAAAAATTAAAGGCTATACGTCTTACAGATTACGTAGTGAATTTTCTGGACT from Candidatus Poribacteria bacterium encodes:
- the tnpA gene encoding IS200/IS605 family transposase, whose translation is MFESIRPEPRYKSSYNYVWACDYPVIFCTKYRKQILTSAIQNRLKELIIAKQIDYNYTLTALEIMPEHVHILMAVEPKYAVTKIVGKIKGYTSYRLRSEFSGLTRIRALWTNSKFVASTGGVTLEALKEYVEGQKYKEYTQKYESQLIFIKSPKE